The Candidatus Poribacteria bacterium genome includes the window CCGCGACCTGCTCGCGGGCGGTGTCGATCGCCGTGCGTGCCTCGCGGCCGTATGCGTGGATGCTCGAACCGTTACCGAATGCCTCGGTGAGATACGGTGTCATTGCGTCTATGACTTCGGGACGAAGGGGTGTTGTGGCGTTGTAATCTAAATAGATGCGTTGCATTTTTAAATTTATGAATCCTTGGCTACACAGATGGATTTCCCCACTGGAAAGACCTTATCGGAGCAGGTCCTCGATTATTCTGTAGATTCTTCTTAAAATCGGACCTGTAGCTCGTAATGAAATGGAGAGCGGATGCTCAAGAAAGCATATTCTTGGCTCAAATGAGCGTTGTTCTCCCGCAAGGTAAAATTAAAGAATTAAAAATATGTTCGGTGATTCCAAAAAGTTATCCGATTCGGGTTAATCTTGATTTTTGGCACAGAATCGCGTTCACCGACCCTTCCGTTCGCGTCTAAAAAGGAAAGATTGAGTGTATGCGTGCCTGCGGGCAGAGGCATCCGCACGATAAAAATTTGATTCGGAAGCGTTTGCCAAGAACGTGTGTCCGCCTGTTCTGTCACGGCACCAGCGAGGTTTACAAGGAGTCCTAAGGCTTCATTTTCCTTGTTTGCTTTTCGGTAGAGCAAGTATTTCCCTACAGCTCGGACTAAGGTTCGCAAGAGAATCCCAGTGCGTTGCGCCTTGAAAGTTTCTATTGCGCTGTTCTCTACATCCTCCACAAGCACACCCTTCGCTTTCACCGCTCCAACCGCAACTTCGATCCCTGAGAAAAGGGGTCGATGGGAGTCAATTTTCGGGATAGCGACACGTAGCAGATATTCCAATTCAATCTCTTTATACACCCTTCCCTCGCGCCCTATAAGTGCCGGCACAAACTTGTCATCGTCCACATCGTCTGTTTTCAGAATCGGAAACGTCAAAGCGTCCTCACCTTTCGGCGGAACGTAGCCGCTTTCATAAAAAAGAATCAGTTCGCCGGTGTTTTCAGGACGGACAGAAAACTTTCCATACTGTTCCTCATAACGCGCCAGCTCGTCGACGAAACCGAGTTTGCGTGCCAACCCGACCAGCGAACGCCCGATGTCCGCTGGTATCGCTACACCCGTTTTCTCTGATGCGTTTCTATAGTATGCTGCAGCCTGTTTGTAAGAGATGTAGGCATCATTCCATTCACCAGTGGCTTCAAAGAGAACACCAGAGAGGTGCGCAAGAAATCCTGCGCCGAAGAAATCGTAATTTTCGTCTTCACCTTTGAAGTAGTTGATGAGAGCCGTTGCCCGACGACATTCTACCAGCGCACCGTCTAACTGACCTTGGTAGATATAGTTGAGTGCCCGGTAATAGTGGCTCAAAAGCCGTTCATATCGGGTGCCCGGATACGGACGCATCTGATCAGAGGTAACGAGCGAAACAACCTCTTTTGAAACGCTTTTGGTATACCGGTCTTCAGCGATATCGCCTGCTTGATCGAACGCCGCGTTGCTTTCTTGGAAATGATTGGCGTAATGGGCAACTAATCCTAATTCAAACAGAAAAGGGATGTCAGACTTTTTCGAGGCATTTTTCTGAAGGTTCGTATAGGCTTTTTCTGTTTCTCCCGCCTCCAATGCGATTTGGAGGTCTTGCATCTTATAGCCGCCGCATCCGATTATCAGACAAGTAATGAACAGGAAAGAGAGTGTTTTAATCATAAGAGTGGCAATCGGTTTCCATCGGTTTCCGTCGGCTTTCAGAGTAGCCATCAGTTTAACCATCAGTCATCAGAACGGAAACCTCTTTGCTGACTGCCGAAAGCCGATAGCCGTTCCTCTACATTTTAAACTTGTCACGTCCGACAAACTTTTTGATTTTCTTGTTACCGATCCAAATCTTCTCGTTAGTTTCAATGTTCGTCAATGTCAGGTCTGTTTGGTAGAAGATAACTTGGTCGCCGCCCTCTCGATCTTCGATGGTGTTGATTTCACCGGTCATCATGTAATCGGCACCGAGTTCACGTCCCATCCGTTTAACGGTTTCGATTGCAGCGAATTCGCCTTGGTCGGCACGCTCTTCGCGAATTTCACCGCGCTCACTTGAGCTTGAGACAGTCCGCACCTTTCCAGAATTAATGAAAGCGCGCTCGATGTCGGTGATAAACGTAGCAACGGGGATATGTTCCATGCTCTTATTGCGAATACCTCCGACGATTACAACCGGTTTCGTACCGGCGTTTATACCGTGATCATTGATCCAAGGGTGTGTTAAGCAGTCCTGAATGATGTCGTCGGCGACCATACGCGAATCGGTATCGTTCCAACGTCCAGACAGATCAATCGTAGTATCGGCATCGACACGAGTGACCTGCTTAGAGGAACTGCAACTACTGAAAATTGTGATACCAACGAAGAGTGCGAAAATTGTAAGACTATATTTAAAAGGCTTGACTGTCAAAATTTTATACATTCGGTATGCTCCTTTTTGGAATGGCTATCAGCCGTCAGCCTTCGGCTGTCAGTAGGACACAGTATGGCAGGAATGTTTACGATAACCACCACAAGATTCTCTTTCTGACTGCCGACTGCTGATAACTGATTGCCAATTAAAAGTCTAAGTCGGCTTCTTGAACAATTTTGTCAACGAAAGTATCAAGTGCCATCGCACCGATGTCGCCTTCATCGCGGCTGCGGACGCTGACCGTGCGGCTTTCCTGCTCACGTCCACCGATAATTAACATGTACGGCACACGTTGCAAACGGGCTTGACGGATCTTCGCGCCAATCTTGTCATCGCTATTGTCCAATGCAACACGACACCCTTTTTGCAACAGAAGGTGTTCGACCTCTTTGCCGTAATCAACGAAGCGTTGACTAATCGTCATCACGACGCACTGGATAGGCGAGAGCCATGTCGGAAATGCCCCGGCGTAATGCTCAATCAGCATCGCGATAAAGCGTTCAAAACTCCCGCAAATCGCGCGATGAATAACCACAGGACGCTTTTCAGATCCGTCTGGCGCGACGTAGATGAGTTCAAACCGTTCAGGCAGCTGGAAATCGAGTTGCACGGTAGCACACTGCACGTCTCGGTTGAGTGAATCCCGAACCTGAAAATCCATCTTAGGTCCGTAGAATGCGGCTTCCCCGGGATCAATAGTGTGCTCAATCCGGTTGTTTTTCAACACGTCCTCAAGGATTGTCTCCGCTCGATTCCAGACCTCTACATCGCCCATAAACTTCTCAGGGTTGCGTGTACTCAAATCGCATCGAAACGGTAGATCAAACGTGCCGTAGATACGTTGGAAGAGTCCAAGAATCCGTTCATATTCATCAGCAATCTGGTCTTCGGTGACGAAATTGTGTGCATCATCTTGACACATCTGACGCACACGCGACAAACCGGTCAGTGTCCCTGTGGCTTCGTTACGATGCAACACGCCTTGGTCGTGCAGACGATAGGGTAAATCACGATAGCTGTGGCGCACACTTTTATAGATTAACATGTGTGCCGGACAGTTCATCGGTTTCAAAGCACTCGTCGCTTCGCCATCTTCATTTTCGACGAGGAACATATCGTCTTTAAAATGTTCCCAATGTCCGGAGGTCTTCCAGAGACTACTATCGTAGATGAGCGGTGTCCGAACCTCCTGATAGCCTTCACTGAGATAGAGTTTCCGCACCTTTTCCGAGAGGAGATTATAGATGAGTGTGCCTTTCGGAAGCCAAAATGCGCTTCCGGGGGATTCGGGATGCATTTGGAAGAGTTCCAATTCGCGTCCGAGTTTACGATGGTCGCGTTTGGCGGCTTCTTCGCGTTGTGTCAAGTACGCCTGAAGGTCGGCTTTGGTCTCCCATGCGGTGCCATAGATGCGTTGCAACTGCTCACGGTTGCTATCACCGCGCCAATAGGCTCCTGAAACCCGGAGCAGTTTGAAATATCGGCATTCGCGTGTTTTTTCAACATGTGGACCCTTGCAGAGGTCTGTGAAATCGCCGTTGTGGTAGATAGAAACACCTTCTTCATCAACACCCTCATCGGTAGCACTGACTTCACGATCCGAAATCCCGTCGATTAATTCGAGTTTGAATTTCTGATCGCGTTCACCGAACCATGTGCGAGCATCGTCGTAGGACCATGCCTCTTGCTCGAAAGGCACATTGGCTTTGATCATCGCCTTCATGTGCTTTTCGATTTCAGGAAAATCGTCGGGTGTGATGGGGCGCGGCACCTCCATATCATAATAGAACTCGTTTTCAATCGGCGGTCCGATTGCGAGTTTAACGGTCCGTTCGCCATCTGGGAATAGTTGTTGGACGGCATACGCCATGATGTGCGCGGTCGAATGGCGTAAGCGTTGTAAGTAATCTTCAGGTTGATTGGGTTCACGCATTGCAATTCACTCTCATATATTGATTCAGATAGGTTTCAAAATTGGTCTTAATAGACTTAACGTCTTTTTTTCTACACTGTTTACGAAATAATTTTACACGATTTAAAAGGGGATTGCCAATAAAAAAGATAAGGGTAGGAGTTTTAGTTTTAGGAGGATATTGTACCATTTCTAAAAGATTAAGCGCGACGTTCACTCAGACCCCGGTAGGTGGGGTTTCCTAACCGCACCGGGTATAACCAAAAATAGTGGACCCTTTTAAGAACAATCATCAATCAGAATTGATATTGTTTAGGGAGGGTATTGTCCAGTTTCAGGTGCGTTGGCGTAAACGTTTTGGGAGGATGGGCGGTACAGGACTTGAACCTGTGACCTCTTGCATGTCAAGCAAACGCTCTAGCCACCTGAGCTAANNNNNNNNNNNNNNNNNNNNNNNNNNNNNNNNNNNNNNNNNNNNNNNNNNNNNNNNNNNNNNGATGGAGCGGGAGACGAGATTTGAACTCGCGACCTCCACCTTGGCAAGGTGGAGCTCTACCACTGAGCTACTCCCGCATAATTTTGACAATTCGCGCAGAAGAGATTACGCTTTTCAGAAGCATATATAGTTTAATATATTTGCCTTTGAATGTCAAGTTAATTTTCGATTAAAATAGCAAAAATGTGAATTTTTTTCAAAAATTTTGACAACACTTCTCTGAGATTTGCGAGTTTGATTTCAGTTGTATGTCTCATTTTTTTATTCCTTTCTTCCCATCTTCCCGTCTTCCTTTTTTTCCATCTTTCTACCTTCCTACCTTCCCATCTTCCTTTCTTTCCATCTTTCTACCTTCTTGAACGCTATGTCCGATAGTCGGCGTTAATTCGAATATAATCGTAAGAATAATCACACGTCCACATTATTATCTCTGTGTCACCAGCACGGAGGTCAATCGTGATACGCACGGGGTCTTCTGAGAACAGAGCGGTGGCTTTGTCTTCATCGTAGCCAGCGTCCATCCCATTTTTGACGAGTCGATAATCAGCAAGCCAAACATCCACCTGATACGGGTCAAATTCAGCCCCCGATTTTCCGATCGCCATCATAATCCGTCCCCAATTCGCATCGTTCGCGAAAACCGCTGTCTTGACGAGCGGTGATTCCGCAACGGCACGCGCCGCCTTTTCAGCATCGTCTCGATTCTTGGCGTGTTTGACGATCACCTCAACAAGTTTCGTCGCCCCCTCACCGTCACGGGCGAGCATCTTCACCAATTCGGTGCAGACGAACTGCAATCCCTCACAAAACGTTTCGTAATTTTTCCCGTCTGTTGGAACAATTTTGGCGTTATCAGCATGTCCGGTCGCGAGGATCAGCACCGTGTCATTCGTGCTACGATCGGTGTCAACTGTTAGAAGATTATAGGTGTCATCTACGACACGGTTTAGGGCGGCTTGGAGCGTTTCGGCACTGATTCGCACATCTGTTGTCAGATAGGAGAGCATCGTCGCCATATTCGGTGCGATCATCCCGGAGCCTTTCGCGATCCCGCCGATCCTTACGGGTGTATCGCCGATTTCGATCTCCACTGCGACGGATTTCGGATGTGTATCCGTTGTCATAATCGCTTCAGCGGCATCGGCACCCCCTTCACTGCTAAGCGCACTCGCGGCGGCTTGGATCCCGTTCTTGATTTTGTCCATCGGCAATTGCTGTCCAATAACACCGGTAGAGGAGACGAGAACGAGGTTCGCGTCTATACCGAGCTGTTCGGCGGTTACGGCAGCCATCCGTCGTGCGTTTGCCATGCCAACTTCACCAGTGCAGGCGTTGGCGTTCCCGCTATTGACAATTACGGCTTGCGCGCGTCCGCTGCTGAGATGCTCGCGACATACGATCACGGGCGCAGCGGTGACGCTGTTTTTTGTGAAAACTCCGGCGGCAGTCGCTGGGGTATCAGTGACAATGAGTGCCACGTCCTTCGCGTCGGCTGCTTTAATGCCTGCATGGAGACCCGCTGCGCAGATACCGGGCACAGCCGTGATTCCGCCTTCTATCTGTTTCATAAACTGCTCCTTGGGGAATAATGTAGGGGAAATATTATACTATGTCTTGAACGAAATGTCAAAAACTTATCTAACGCCAGTTTGAAAATAAATCTGTAGGTGTTTTTCTTGGGTGTTTTCCTTAGGTAGAGCGGTAAATACGCGAAAAAAATCGCAGAATGTGGAGAGATGTGTCGTTTTTCAAGGCACCTTCTGTGTCAATACCGGTAGCGAAACCCAACTTGACCCTTTTATCAAACTCACGTTATCTACGAGGTAAGATTAGCGATTAGTTGTCAGTTAACCTATAGCCTGCAACATCGGCGCAGGCGGATTTGAGGGACACTGCCGATAGTTCTAACAACCGTTATTTCTCCGCAAGGTAAAATTAAAAGGGAAATAAAATAGAAATATGATATAATTATTCGCAAACACCGAAAAAGGCGAGGGAAAAGATGCACACCATTTTAGAACGCTACCAAAAGACTTTCGCAAAAGATCGAGAAATGTCCGATGCCGCAAATCATCTGTTCCCGGATGGTGTAACGCACGATGGACGTTATATGTCACCCTTTCCGGTTTATATTACGCATGCCGACGGCTCAAAGAAATGGGGACTTGAAGATAAGCAATTTATTGACTATTGGGCAGGACACGGCGCGTTACTCCTCGGGCATAATCCGCCGGAGGTTGTGGAAGCCGTAACAGCACAGATGCATCGAGGAACGCACTACGGCGCGTGCCACCCCTTGGAAATGGAATGGGGTTCACTCGTGACGCAACTGATTCCGTCAGCAGAACGCGTCCGATTTGTCAGTTCGGGGACGGAGGCGACGCTGATGGCGATTCGGCTTGCCCGCACCTATACAGGGAAGAATAAAGTGCTGAAATTTGCCGGACATTTCCACGGTTGGCACGACAGTGTTATCTTAGGCGCATACCCACCTTTCGATATGAACGTCCCCGGTATCCCACAGGAGGTGCGTAATACAACGCTATTATGTCCGCCAAACGACATTGATGCCGTTGAGACCCTCTTGAAAACGGATGAAGACATTGCCTGTATTATCCTTGAACCGACGGGTGCCTCCTTCGGTATTGTTCCGACGGATGGCACATTTTTGCGGCAGCTCCGTGAGTTGACAGAGGCACACGGTGTTCTGCTAATTTTCGACGAAGTTATAACAGGGTTCCGAGTCGCACCCGGCGGCGCACAAGCGCATTACAACGTCACACCGGATCTGACAACGCTCGCAAAGATTTTGGCGGGCGGACTCCCAGGCGGTGCACTTGCCGGCAAAACGGAAGTTCTTGAACTCATTTCGATGAAATCCGAACGCGATGGGTTAAAAATGCCGCATCCCGGTACCTTTAATGCGAATCCGCTCTCCGCCTCCGCGGGCATCGCAATGCTCAACTTAATCAAAACAGGCGAACCACACAAGAAGGCGAATCACACCGCAGCACGGCTTCGCACTGAACTGAACAACGTCATTGATGACTATGAACTCGACTGGGTGGTTTACGGAGAATTTTCGGGGCTTAAACTACTCGTCGGACATGGTGAAAAAGGGATGCGGACTTCGGATTTTGATCCATACACATGGGATTACCGGAAGTTGAAAGGGAGTAGCGATGCGGATATGCTGATGCGTCTCCGATGCGGTCTCCTGCTCAATGGTATTGATCTCACTGGTAATGGCGGAATGACAACCGCAGCGCACACAGAGGAAGACGTTACAGAGACAGTCGCAGCGTTTGCGCAAACGCTTGAATGGCTGAAGGCAGAGAAAGCATTGTAAAGGTGCGTCTACAACTGCGTTTCTAACTCTGAGGTGCGGCTTCATGAGGTTTCACTACATATTTCGGTAACTCTATATTTCCCCAGACCCGGTAGGTGCGGAATGTAATACAAGGAATGGATTTAGTCTATTCCCAGACTAAATCCCCTAACCGCACCGGACATCGTTACGGTATTACCGAATTAAATTCTGAAATTTCATCCAACCGCACCACCGTAAAAAAACACGTATTGATGCGCGCAAATTTTACTACATTTTACACTGAGGAGATTGAATGAAAACGATTACGTATCGCGACGCGCTCAAGGAAGCACTCGTAGAGGAGATGGAACGCGATGATGCCGTCTTTCTGATGGGTGAAGATATCGCTG containing:
- the thrS gene encoding threonine--tRNA ligase, coding for MREPNQPEDYLQRLRHSTAHIMAYAVQQLFPDGERTVKLAIGPPIENEFYYDMEVPRPITPDDFPEIEKHMKAMIKANVPFEQEAWSYDDARTWFGERDQKFKLELIDGISDREVSATDEGVDEEGVSIYHNGDFTDLCKGPHVEKTRECRYFKLLRVSGAYWRGDSNREQLQRIYGTAWETKADLQAYLTQREEAAKRDHRKLGRELELFQMHPESPGSAFWLPKGTLIYNLLSEKVRKLYLSEGYQEVRTPLIYDSSLWKTSGHWEHFKDDMFLVENEDGEATSALKPMNCPAHMLIYKSVRHSYRDLPYRLHDQGVLHRNEATGTLTGLSRVRQMCQDDAHNFVTEDQIADEYERILGLFQRIYGTFDLPFRCDLSTRNPEKFMGDVEVWNRAETILEDVLKNNRIEHTIDPGEAAFYGPKMDFQVRDSLNRDVQCATVQLDFQLPERFELIYVAPDGSEKRPVVIHRAICGSFERFIAMLIEHYAGAFPTWLSPIQCVVMTISQRFVDYGKEVEHLLLQKGCRVALDNSDDKIGAKIRQARLQRVPYMLIIGGREQESRTVSVRSRDEGDIGAMALDTFVDKIVQEADLDF
- a CDS encoding penicillin-binding protein activator LpoB, with amino-acid sequence MYKILTVKPFKYSLTIFALFVGITIFSSCSSSKQVTRVDADTTIDLSGRWNDTDSRMVADDIIQDCLTHPWINDHGINAGTKPVVIVGGIRNKSMEHIPVATFITDIERAFINSGKVRTVSSSSERGEIREERADQGEFAAIETVKRMGRELGADYMMTGEINTIEDREGGDQVIFYQTDLTLTNIETNEKIWIGNKKIKKFVGRDKFKM
- a CDS encoding aminotransferase class III-fold pyridoxal phosphate-dependent enzyme — translated: MHTILERYQKTFAKDREMSDAANHLFPDGVTHDGRYMSPFPVYITHADGSKKWGLEDKQFIDYWAGHGALLLGHNPPEVVEAVTAQMHRGTHYGACHPLEMEWGSLVTQLIPSAERVRFVSSGTEATLMAIRLARTYTGKNKVLKFAGHFHGWHDSVILGAYPPFDMNVPGIPQEVRNTTLLCPPNDIDAVETLLKTDEDIACIILEPTGASFGIVPTDGTFLRQLRELTEAHGVLLIFDEVITGFRVAPGGAQAHYNVTPDLTTLAKILAGGLPGGALAGKTEVLELISMKSERDGLKMPHPGTFNANPLSASAGIAMLNLIKTGEPHKKANHTAARLRTELNNVIDDYELDWVVYGEFSGLKLLVGHGEKGMRTSDFDPYTWDYRKLKGSSDADMLMRLRCGLLLNGIDLTGNGGMTTAAHTEEDVTETVAAFAQTLEWLKAEKAL
- the argJ gene encoding bifunctional glutamate N-acetyltransferase/amino-acid acetyltransferase ArgJ, yielding MKQIEGGITAVPGICAAGLHAGIKAADAKDVALIVTDTPATAAGVFTKNSVTAAPVIVCREHLSSGRAQAVIVNSGNANACTGEVGMANARRMAAVTAEQLGIDANLVLVSSTGVIGQQLPMDKIKNGIQAAASALSSEGGADAAEAIMTTDTHPKSVAVEIEIGDTPVRIGGIAKGSGMIAPNMATMLSYLTTDVRISAETLQAALNRVVDDTYNLLTVDTDRSTNDTVLILATGHADNAKIVPTDGKNYETFCEGLQFVCTELVKMLARDGEGATKLVEVIVKHAKNRDDAEKAARAVAESPLVKTAVFANDANWGRIMMAIGKSGAEFDPYQVDVWLADYRLVKNGMDAGYDEDKATALFSEDPVRITIDLRAGDTEIIMWTCDYSYDYIRINADYRT